CTCTTAAAGCATagatataatataatagtagAAGATTTATCCGTATCTTTTATAATAATGTgtttaaactattaattttatctaattttataaaaataataccgACCAATAAAAACATGACAGGTGGCATGTTTTTTTGTCGAatactataattttttataagataagataaaataaatagattaaatacCATTGACAAAAAAAGGGACCAATTTGAATTAAGGTATAGATATTTAGTCCCGAATTTAAACAAATCACTCATCACAACAGCGATACGTATAAAACATATCCATCACTTTAGAGCAATCGGGGCAAACCATAATACCCGGAACCCGACCCAGAACTGGCAAATGAACCTTGAGACAGCCATGAACATCCCTCGATATCACCTCTTTGTAATGCTTCACACCTTCTAAGAACCGTAGTCCAGTAGTGTCTTGTCTCCAATTCAGGTAATTCGACATGATGGTTAAACCCGTTTCGCCGTCGGTTGTTACCATCGGGTCGGGTCCCATCGAGAAAACGGCCCACGATTCGCCTTTTCCGCCATGGCCAACCACTTTCAAAGCTTCATGGATCACTACATCAGTTTTATAAGCGGTAGTTGTTTTGCCGCGTCGGATTTTGGCGTGTAATATGCTTTCTAGTTTTGTCCAGAACCGCCACCGGAACTCCGATTCTATGACGTTGATGTCACGGCTGAGGTCGGTTTTTGATAAGCCTAATTTGGCTTTGTTTTTTCCGACGTAAACTAGTTTTAAGGTAACGCCGGCGGCGTAGGCGGCGTATTTGACTTTCTCGGTGAATTCTTGAATCCATGAAATGTCACCTCCGCCGAATAAGCAAACGAATGTTGTTCGATTCTCTATCTGATAAAATCATGGACcgaattaaatgataaaagaaaaaataatagttAATGAAATTGTAAACTTTGAACCCAATTCGAAATTTCATTccataaatcaatttaatttaattttattatgaaaattcacaatcccttaaactcaaatttaaaataattcaaataaataatctaaaatgagttaaatttgattgtcatatttgaataacaatttgaaatatttgacTTGAAAATCCTGATCGGTAAACTTAAATGATTTAAACCTAAAATGATTTGAAcctaaaataatctaaactcgAAATAACCCAAAGCGAACACCGACTGGTACATTATTCGTATATTGGacctttaactttttttatctaagttaatccctaaacttgacaattgtttCTGCATTGTGGCCTAAACTTTAGgattttcaaataatatcagaaaggaacaaaaaaaaaatttcaagcccTAATATAGAAACAATTGCTAAGTTCAAATAttaattgagataaaaaaagtttagacTCTAATGTGAAAATAGCTATCAAATTCAGACCCCCAAAAGTGATTTAACCCTTTTACCtcgttaatttaatttagtttgaattcaaattaaactataaaaaatatttaattaattaattttaaatttaattttaaaatttataaacattaatataaaatatttaaaaatatatatatgaagagaGTTTATGAATGTATGCAACGTACCCATGAACGTAATTCGGGGACAATGAAGTCATCAAGCACCAACTCAAGCTTCCAACCATGTCGTTCATCGATAGAGTTCCATAGAATCTCCTCGGTTTTATCACTAAATGGGAAAGCCGTGTTCCCCCAAGTCCACAGCATGGGGAGAGCATTTTGGCACACCACTTCCCCGGCCGAAGTCATCGACACTGCAATCGCCTGCCTTATGAAATGCCACTCTTTCTTCACAAACTCGACGACGTCGGCCTCGACCCTTGTTGGCTCCACTGCCACACTCCATTTCATCAACTGTTTAAGCTCCCAAAATCGTTTCACATCGTACGACATCGACAAGTCGATGATCGGGAGCCAAACGATCTCATACATTTGGTCGTTTCTTTGGTACAACCAATTGAGAGCCTTGATCTCATCGATAGAGATGTCGAGATCCGATATGAGGAACAAAAGATGCTTGTTTCTTAGATTTTCAAAGCCCTGTTTGTTTATTCATGTCGAAAAAGGAATGATTAATTGTTGAAAGGTTTAATATTTGATGCATGACAATGTATATTTGTAATTCAATTTTAGGATATATTCCttctattttaattcattataatttgatcctctacttttataatgttattaatagGTCTAAATTGATAACATGGTTAGTTGCTACCGTAAACTGatgctttgattttttttttactattatatggTCATAATTAAGGTCACATGGAAAACCAATCAATCatattcaataatatatttacaTCGCAATGAACgttcaaaattgttttaattttttaaattacatcaTCATTTTAACGGCAGCAACCAACAGGTTTATCCATTTGGACCTACTTATAAAGAGGATGAAATTATACCTAATTAaagcaaaaggactaaatcacaaatTATAGCatagtaaagggactaaaaccaAAATTGATCCAGCAATATTAGATGAAAActgtaattaaaccaaattacCTGAGTCCTCACGTATTGCATGATTTTGTCGATGAATTCTGAGATGCTGATTTTAGTAATACGTATGGTTATATcttcatatgtatatttttctgCATGCCATTTCCATTATATGAATattcacaatatttttaaataaaaattttaaaaacaaaaggaaataaTTACTTCAATTtggatatttaaatttattatctgaaaaataaaataaattatgacattcaaatttattatatgtaaaagtaaaacagatttggaaaaaaaaatccaaaggTTAATATACTTCATTTCGAATATGTCGTAAatgataattataatatttgaatcgGTAATagtcaaatccataaaaaatagtatatattcactacaaatgaattaaattatataaaattgtataaaaattgaaGCCGTgacaataaatttgaaataaaagtttattttattatataattttttaataaacatatttatttgtgGTATATAAAAGGCTTACCAGCATCCCTTAGGCAAAGGGTTAACTTCTCTTGAAGGATGTTATTTATATGGCTAACTTCATTTGCCAAGACATTTAATTCTTGGATTGTGGATTCAAAATGGTccctgaaaataattttaaaaaatatttcataaattatatttcatgcataataatatataatttatgcaCTATTATGTCAGCTGAaatgaagataaataaatttattttaaaaattttaaataatgtcatctttttctatttttccaaaAGACAAAATAGTAAGGGTTTATTTATGATTTGGTCCATAAATTAtaccttttttctattttggtaaataattttttttttgtctcgtTTTGATATTTGAACTATTATTTTCAACCCTTTTTACCCCCAAAATCATCGGTGACTGATAAGAATATATCAGGagtcagaaaatttttttggggggttaaTTGGGAAGAAAATGATAGTTCATGTATCAAAGTGTAGAAGAAAAAAGTACAAAATGAAAAACAGATATAGTTCAGAGGTCAAAAGGTAAATTAAGCCAAATCGTAATCAGCATACAGTGGCAGAACTAAATTAGAGCCAGAAGGGACCTTCCCCCTTCCTTCCCtgttggtaaaattttaattaaaccctttaaaatatttaaaaattttaaatagccCCAAAACTCAATGACTTGTTCCGCCACTACGAACATAATAATtctcaaatattaaaaacaaaaaagcttACTTCTTTTTGCTTAAAATGCTTGTGATTTGCAAAACAATCCGAAGGATCTTGTATGCAGCTGTGGGGAAACAAGCAATGGCATCTTTGATGGAGTGGACCTCTTTGGGAATGCGAGAAATGGAAGGGGCCAGAAAGGCCAAGTTGGTGTTGGCGACATCGATCATGGCCTTGAAAAGCCCGATGTGTTCGAGCACGGTGAAATCCGTGGTGGTATAACGGTGGCCTTTGAGGGTTTCAACGTACATGGCAATAGGGTCGGTGTTACGATGCTTGACAAGCATTGACGACTCAGCAACACTGCATGCGAAAGCGGCCATCGCCAACACCACTTTGGCGTTCCATGAATAGTCTTTCAGCCTGCGGAGCATTTGCATTGTTGTTTCGTCCACACTGCTTGCCATTGTTGATACACAGCATGACATCTGCATTTAAAATAGTAAGTATTTTccgtaaaagttaaaaattttgagattaggTTGTCATTAAAATCGttagtattttgttaaaattcgagattctttgattaaaaattaagtcctatttttttatttaaaaatcttggttattaaaatcataaatattttttatcaacatttgtcaacttaaattttgattaggttgTCAACATATGGTTGACacaaaaaaagaatattaagttctgacaaaattttacaaaaactaTCAATGATGATAATGATTGGACTAAgctttttaaattgaaaaagtaagtATATGGGCCAAATCTCAAATTCTATACAACTACAGGGACTAACAGTTAGGGGTGTTcaatcggttaaccgacctAAACTaccattaatcaaattaatcgaCCCTTTTAAACCCTTAACCGAACTGAacttttttggttaattcggtcggttaaccgaaataaccgaaatttatatatatattttttgttttttggttaaaacaagtataaaatacataaaaaattaatcgaattaaccgaatttaatatatgtaaaatgtatataaaaaatataaattttcggttaattaaccgatttcgaatcgaattaaccgttaaccgaacttCTAAAAAGTTATTAACCGACCCCAACCGAATTAATTCGATTAACTGACCAATTAAcagaatttaattaattaaccaaattaattcgattttacccgaattttgcgcAACATATTAACAGtacattttaaccttaattaaacttttttctttttgaggtAACCTTAATTCAACTTTTTAGTAAGTGGTAGTATTCAACGTATACATTTATACACCGTAAggtgaaattattaatatttagatttaatatgTTGTTAGTGTATAAACTTACATACACCTGCAATTCATGGATGCTAATggataataaacaaataaattatttgtatttatttttaagttttatttaataaagtgTTTGTTGGAAATAAAGAATATTTCAAAAGAATTTATTTTACTTCACTCagttaaatcatttatttttatttttataaattatagtCAAGCTTTTGGGGTGGACTATCCAATTTTCGATTCATACTGcacaaatatttatgtttagataaaaaatattatttattatttttataaagaaaaaaaagtaaaaggtgGCTtagatttttctaataaaagtaaagttaaataaaattttattatatatttagtggGTCAAAAGTTTCTCTttattaaatctaattattaatattattattcaaatactCAAGCATAAGATAATGCATAACTATTCTCAATTCATTTTCTATGTGAATTACAccctttaaatttaaatttaaaatatttcaatctaaataaaaataattgactatttatgaaaatagaaaaaggaagTAACAATTTACCTCACAAGAGAGATTTCGAATATTTTCCAAAGCTTGACGCATACCGTCCACAGTTTCCAGCTTATTGATCATATCGGTTAATTGTGCATATTGTTCAACACCCTAAATCgaatatcataaatatatatcatttatctCGTAATAACTTTTAGTGTtggtaaattatatatattatcaaagaTTAGATCTTAAGTAAGACCCTTAGTACATTTAGTATATATTTGAAGGGggttttattttccaattgtgCTTGATAATTTGAAAATGCGATAGATTCAAAGAGTAAAAACGTCTCGTTGGCTACTTGAGAATGCCAACTATGCATATCAATGCGCATGGTTCGCCTTCTCAAGCACTCAACAAGATACTCTCCCTATGTTAACCTATTATTTCGAACTTTTGGCATAGTCAGAAGACGAAATCTCCACCATTAGGGGTGAATTTAAGAGGGAAGGGAGGCAAGGTCCAAATGAAAAATTACTAGTTTAGTCCATTtacaaataatgaaattataaaataatatatatgataaaattttaccttgactctcaaaaaaaaatcttttcaatcccttaaaaatgatgaaactatatattaacaaatgataaaattatattttaacctcttaaaacttcataattaaatttcaacccaaaaattctaaattcaCCCCTACCCACGGTACGTGAATAATACCGGCCGGtcatgtatattatatatatagagagagagagagtaccTTTGAGGAAGAAACGGTAGCGTTTTGGAAAATGCAGGAAATGAGGTTAACAAGATGTTGAAGATCAACATGGTGGGTTTGATAAGAAGAGTGAGTGCTCACAATTTGCTCTAACAGTCCCTGTGGTACCCATAAAATCTGAGTACCACCAATGCCGTAGCTAAGGCTGGATGCAGCTGTTGCTGCCATTTTTAAGCTCTGGTCAAAACTCAAACTTCAGACTGAAAGTGAAAGGGAAAGAGTGAATGTGAGTGCGAGTGTGAGTCTTAGATTGCAGatttgttcatatatatatatataacaaactcTTAAGGATTGATTATTTTCCAATTAAAGCATATTATTGGGTTCATAcccaacaaaaaaaacatatcgGGTTAATTTCACGGAACGTCCTCAAAGAGTTTGTTTTTGAActtgaaaatgtttttaatggagtcatcaaattatcattatcatatccAATGATGGAATGGGACATTAAGTTTTGGGAtctacttaaatatttttttaaaaatcgaggtttaattagaatttttcaaaaatttagggggtctaattaatttttttaaaatgtgaaaattaatgaggattttcaaaaaatttcgagagtttaattaagatttttgaaacttttgtagggcttaattaaaatttctaaatttttgaaggacctaaataaaaatttcaaaaatattaaaaggctTAATCAcaattttctgaattttttggCTCCTCTTACCTTCTGCCTTGATCGTATCAATCAAGTCTTTTGGTTAGCTTAAGCATTAGTTTGGGGTTTTAAATGCCGACTCAAATATGGCACATAGTATATATAAAACACACGGAACAATTTATAAGCACTTGTGTATTTATTCCGAGAACAACTTgagtattaaaaaataaaataaccctcctaaatttcaataaacctatatattttttaaataaatcattcaaattatCCAATAAGTATACatgtatttgtaatttaatttgtgAGTATTAAACATACTTCATGTCTAATTCAAACTAgcacatttaacatttaaattcacAACTAAGCTAATAAAAGGACCTAATTGAAATAACAACAATACTTTAAGAACTTAACAAGAACATCATAAAGCTTTATGATAATTTAAAGTCGAAGTGCTATTTTGGGGACGTTTAGTGCAATTAAtcttatatatatgtgaatcaCATGACTAAAGCAAATTAAAGCATTTGTTTGAGTTAATTGGAAGCTAGGCTGAAGACTGAAGAACAGCTAGCATTTTTCATCTGTTCAAACTtcctactttttatttttaattacttgttGTTGAGCATCACCcccattattaattattttctattttattccttttttatttaaatattttaataatggttaaattaattgaatatgtcaaaaaaaaagttaattggtcaaataaaccattttatttaaatttcaagaaatagtttTTAGAGAGGATTTATGAAGAAAACTCGTTCAGTTTGATGCGCTTTTCCTGACATATCAATAGGAAAGTTTATCCAACTGAGTACACTTTTACATTACTGTAAAGAAAATGTGTTTAGTTAGACGTGCTTTCACACACTTTCTCTAAAAATGacttatttacttaaatttttaaaaaattgacatatttAACCAATAAACTTTTTTGGATGTATATTactaatttagattttaataagaatgaaatcatttgaaattaaaaaaaagttcacTAATTTTCATTCCGATTGATGACAGTGACTGTCAATGCatcaaatttgtatatatttgccaaatttcattttttattcttgtattattcatataaataaaaaattataattataattatatatattacattagaGGATGAGAAtccattatataaaattatcattttatctttgtatatatattaactattaaaagggtaaaattgtaataatatattataaaaattcatatattttatgctcaaatatttttgaagaattatgtttaaatatttacgtgactttaaaaatattaaaaatattaaaaataaatagaaaaaattaaattgaagcagAGCAGGTGGAGTGGGGATGTATTTTCTTGTGGTTATTTTGTGACATTTTTTTTAGGTATTCTCTGGAGAGTTTATTGCTAGTATTGTGAGACAATTAGGTGAGTGATTTGTGATAATTGGGGTTGATATTGGGGTTACAATTATTTCTTTATGTAAAGGTAGATTGGCCTTAAGCCAATAGATAATCTGAACCATTGctgaataaaatcatttattgaaCAAGGCTTTGCACTTGTGTTCGAGTTAAGTTAACAAAGATCGATTGTGTCAGctattttctgttcttatttttttacgTTGCCTATTTTTCTTCTAACTACCATTATAATAGAATGTTAACGAAAGTTGATTTATgactaattatttttcataaaacaataattcaatatataaaagatatagtTATTTGATATACTTTTGAGGTTAAAATTATCATGCAtcattaaagaataaaaataaataaatttgttaaataaaaaataatgttttataatCAAATCAACTATTAAATcggtcaaattttttatttaatcgattcaacaataattaagaatttcataaaaatttaaagaaaaaatattcaacAGATCCAAACGTTAACTTCAACCTATTTAATTCCtatattcaaatcaatacaccgattgattttcattttaaccGACTATGTATCCCGTCCGTTTCAAATGAGAGCACGGGCTtcatgcaaagaaaaaaaaagcagcaGTTCGACAGCAtcgataaaataaataattgctTTTGCAGACAATTATGGTGGTCGTCGTGGGCTTTTTTTTCTCAAGCGAcactactttttctttttcattgttgCAAATTCCTTTTGCCACTCCTTCATacctttaattctttttatcgaattatacatctattattattaatttgtatatattatttaaacattttatcgAGTCAATGTTACTTTTAATCGGATTACTaaattaattgtgaaaatataaaatgattcttcttttaaattgtaattaataataatattataacaattttatcttttatattttaatatcattttaaataaaaattacaaattataaatacaGTAATTGAAAATgcgttaataatattaaattattttctttcactAGTGTCACAAAATCTAGTTCATATATGCGAATTATTTTATCgtattataaatgaatttttgcGTGAGTTATTTTTGTTACTTAATTATGCGACTATAATCCTATTATAATtgcattaaaataaactttatttcaaataccaataatcattttctttatgtcaattttagttttcaagttaaattttttacCGTGCGAAGTGTTGACtagttaattattaaagttGTGTTGAGAAAGTCATATAATAATTGGATATGAGTGAAATTACTTGTAATTACACAAAAGTGACATGTTTGGGCAACTATTGTAATTGATGGATTCCATCAAATTAGAGTAATTACGCAAATAATTACACCcaaatctaattttgaaaaatatttttatacaagttatgaaaattatatgcTTATATTATAAGCATAGACACGCCAAATTCTTAGGGGAGAATGAGAATTGAAGTAATTACGCAGTAATTACATCTagattcaatttaaaaatttttttatacaagttataaaaattatattataaacataaacaCGTATGAGTGTTTGAGATAATTATGacaaaaaatttcttataaaatataattagcaTATTATAAAAGTgctataatatatttatttataaaaataactttctaaaattatagcaaaaattatattatttataagaagttTTATGAAAGGTATggacaatttataatttttttataaaggttatgtattataaattttgtgttatattttacttaacttacatattataaaatggaTATAACCTAACGGTAAGTCTTTctctaaattaagtttttataattttttataattaaagctaCAAACTATTTGAATTATGATCCTAAATATTATAAGATCGATCCAATTATGCAATAGGAAATGTTATCTTGCACCATATCCTCGAATATGGTACTATTTGAGAGAAAAGTGCCAAACACAAGCACCATAGATAgcttaagaattttttaatttgagacaTTGGAGGCTTTAAAATGTGGTTGAAAAGACATTTGTtcttctaaaaaattattttccatattAACATCACCTTAATatagcataaaaaaaaaacttgggtCGTATTAGTGTAttgcatatttcataacttcaatcataggtaaaattaaaatgatccATACTTCGAAGAGTATGTGGAAGTAGATCTCCATAGTCTTAATGAtgcaaattcaaatttaaatgatGATGAACTCAGTTAAGGACCAATAGATGTTGATAAAGAGCATaggttaaatattaaagagtgAACAACCCaacaaatataacataatacttataatggtttgattttaataataatttttagagtaattatttttttaaatgaattatgtaactatgtaattacaatttgtactaCCAAATATGACATAGGAAATTACAATGTAATTACGCTTTGTCAACCAAACACATCTATGGAATTacaatattttgtaattataagTGTTATTATTACCAAAGTAATTACACTTTCATTCAATTACTTTGTATTATCCAAACATaccctaaattaaattatttaattcaagaCTTGTAAAACTgattctaataaaataattaaaaaggaataaatctcaaaattatatatgaactttttCAATGTGCAATGTTATATGTGAGCTtaaattttgtgcaattttatacatgacattttgattttaatcaattttataaacaaTTAACATCATTGTCGCTATAGCATAATTTTACGTTTACATTTTTAtgcacaaataattatattgatgaattcatttatttaaatgtgtacaattgaaacaaaatcaaattttttgtatacatttgaaccaaaATCAAGTTTACTATATAagattacacaaaatcaaacttcatatatcaaattacaaattaaatcaaaattcatatatattttttatatttacccAAATAAAAATTCCTTTGCTTTGGAACTGCAAACTTGTTGATGAAAAAAGGAAACTCTTGATTTAAATGCTTTATAAGGCTAAAGGGTAGATACCATGACAATTCCAAATCATATGATTAAGTGAGACCTTTAAAGCTTTCAAGTTGGCTTTTACTTTTTCTAACACTTGAAATGAAACCTTTTTCTCATTaccaagtaaaaaaatatgaaaaattgaaatctaGATTCATTTGACAaatgtattaataaaaatacttaaactACATTACCttctatttaaataaatctttaaattatttttgtagttaaacgatttttacttataaatcctttgattttgatattgaaataaaaatattttgaatttctagACCCAATCTAATGTCTTATTGATGTAATAGAAATTATATACACTTTaacatcaacataaaatttaaaagagcaattaaaattttcaaaatacttcCAAAAGTATTTAAGTATGTGTACTTTcaaaaaattaggaaatattatttattttcaaaagtcaCAAAAGcatgtc
The Gossypium raimondii isolate GPD5lz chromosome 8, ASM2569854v1, whole genome shotgun sequence DNA segment above includes these coding regions:
- the LOC105792711 gene encoding protein SIEVE ELEMENT OCCLUSION B, with product MAATAASSLSYGIGGTQILWVPQGLLEQIVSTHSSYQTHHVDLQHLVNLISCIFQNATVSSSKGVEQYAQLTDMINKLETVDGMRQALENIRNLSCEMSCCVSTMASSVDETTMQMLRRLKDYSWNAKVVLAMAAFACSVAESSMLVKHRNTDPIAMYVETLKGHRYTTTDFTVLEHIGLFKAMIDVANTNLAFLAPSISRIPKEVHSIKDAIACFPTAAYKILRIVLQITSILSKKKDHFESTIQELNVLANEVSHINNILQEKLTLCLRDAEKYTYEDITIRITKISISEFIDKIMQYVRTQGFENLRNKHLLFLISDLDISIDEIKALNWLYQRNDQMYEIVWLPIIDLSMSYDVKRFWELKQLMKWSVAVEPTRVEADVVEFVKKEWHFIRQAIAVSMTSAGEVVCQNALPMLWTWGNTAFPFSDKTEEILWNSIDERHGWKLELVLDDFIVPELRSWIENRTTFVCLFGGGDISWIQEFTEKVKYAAYAAGVTLKLVYVGKNKAKLGLSKTDLSRDINVIESEFRWRFWTKLESILHAKIRRGKTTTAYKTDVVIHEALKVVGHGGKGESWAVFSMGPDPMVTTDGETGLTIMSNYLNWRQDTTGLRFLEGVKHYKEVISRDVHGCLKVHLPVLGRVPGIMVCPDCSKVMDMFYTYRCCDE